One segment of Triticum aestivum cultivar Chinese Spring chromosome 2A, IWGSC CS RefSeq v2.1, whole genome shotgun sequence DNA contains the following:
- the LOC123191223 gene encoding oligopeptide transporter 4, whose product MGDMAVDERGNESEEETSPIEEVRLTVPLGDDPTLPVWTFRMWSIGLLSCALMSFLNQFFSYRTEPLIITQITVQVASLPLGHFLARVLPRRKFRAPAMLGGGEWSLNPGPFNMKEHVLISIFANAGYSFGDGHAYAVGIVNIIRAFYRRSISFLAAWLLITTTQVLGYGWAGLMRKYVVEPAHMWWPGTLVQVSLFRALHEKEESPKDSWQISRSKFFLVALICSFAWYVVPGYLFPTLTSISWVCWVFSKSVTAQQLGSGLKGLGLGAFTLDWSAVSSFLFSPLISPFFATANIFVGYVFFLYVLVPMAYWGTNLYNAKTFPIFSSHLFMSNGSAYQITDIVNQKFQIDTDAYAKLGRINLSTFFALAYGLNFATIASTITHVGIFYGKEIYHRFRASQQEEPDIHTKLMRKYDDIPAWWFYSLMVLSMTVSLILCTALKDQVQLPWWGLLFACGMAFVFTLPISIITATTNQSPGLNVITEYAMGLIMPGYPIANVCFKVYGYMSMLQAVAFLSDFKLGHYMKIPPRSMFIVQFAGTLVAGTVNLSVAWWLLGSVENICQDQLLSPDSPWTCPGDRVFFDASVIWGLVGPKRIFGTHGNYEAVNWFFLIGAAGPVIVYIFHRIFPSQKWILMINLPVLMGATAQMPAATAVNYNSWLLIGTIFNFFVFRYRKTWWQRYNYILSGALDAGVAFMAVLLYFTLTMENRTVDWWGTGGEHCPLASCPTAKGVDLGPDSVCPVF is encoded by the exons ATGGGTGACATGGCGGTGGATGAGCGCGGAAATGAGTcggaggaggagacgtccccgatcGAGGAGGTGCGGCTGACGGTTCCCCTTGGCGACGATCCCACGCTGCCGGTGTGGACGTTCCGGATGTGGAGCATCGGGCTCTTGTCCTGCGCGCTCATGAGCTTCCTCAACCAGTTCTTCTCCTACCGGACGGAGCCTCTCATCATCACCCAGATCACGGTGCAGGTGGCGTCGCTGCCCTTGGGCCACTTCCTGGCCCGCGTGCTGCCgcgccggaagttccgggcgccggcGATGCTCGGCGGCGGGGAGTGGAGCCTCAACCCGGGGCCCTTCAACATGAAGGAGCACGTGCTCATCTCCATCTTCGCCAATGCCGGCTACTCCTTCGGCGACGGCCATGCCTACGCCGTTGGGATCGTCAACATCATCCGCGCCTTCTACCGCCGCTCCATCTCCTTCCTCGCCGCCTGGCTCCTCATCACCACCACCCAG GTGCTTGGGTACGGGTGGGCCGGGTTGATGCGCAAGTACGTGGTGGAGCCGGCGCACATGTGGTGGCCGGGTACGCTCGTCCAGGTCTCGCTCTTCCG GGCACTGCACGAGAAGGAGGAATCTCCCAAGGACTCATGGCAGATCTCCCGCTCCAAGTTCTTCCTGGTGGCGCTCATCTGCAGCTTCGCGTGGTATGTCGTCCCGGGCTACCTCTTCCCGACGCTGACCTCCATCTCATGGGTGTGCTGGGTCTTCTCAAAGTCTGTGACGGCGCAGCAGCTTGGATCGGGGTTGAAGGGACTGGGCCTTGGAGCTTTCACACTTGACTGGTCGgccgtctcctccttcctcttcagCCCGCTCATATCGCCATTCTTCGCCACTGCCAACATCTTCGTCGGCTATGTCTTCTTCCTTTATGTGCTTGTGCCCATGGCATATTGGGGAACGAACCTCTACAACGCCAAGACGTTCCCCATATTCTCCTCACACCTCTTCATGTCTAATGGATCAGCCTATCAAATCACTGATATTGTGAACCAGAAGTTCCAGATTGATACGGATGCGTACGCAAAGCTCGGAAGGATAAACCTCAGCACCTTTTTTGCACTCGCTTATGGGCTCAACTTTGCCACCATCGCCTCAACCATCACACACGTCGGAATCTTCTACGGAAA AGAGATCTACCACCGGTTTCGAGCTTCACAGCAGGAGGAGCCTGACATCCACACAAAGCTGATGAGGAAGTACGACGACATACCAGCGTGGTGGTTCTATTCGCTCATGGTATTGTCGATGACAGTGTCCCTCATCCTCTGCACCGCACTCAAGGACCAGGTTCAGCTCCCATGGTGGGGCCTCCTGTTCGCCTGTGGCATGGCCTTCGTCTTCACACTCCCCATAAGCATCATAACTGCAACCACTAACCAG TCTCCTGGTCTGAATGTCATCACCGAATATGCCATGGGGCTAATAATGCCTGGATACCCCATCGCCAATGTCTGCTTCAAGGTGTACGGCTACATGAGCATGTTGCAGGCAGTTGCCTTCCTCTCAGATTTCAAGCTCGGACACTACATGAAGATACCTCCTAGATCAATGTTCATTGTTCAG TTTGCGGGTACACTGGTGGCCGGGACTGTCAACCTCAGTGTGGCATGGTGGCTActtggctcggtcgagaacatctGTCAGGACCAATTGCTGTCACCAGACAGCCCATGGACATGCCCCGGCGACCGTGTCTTCTTCGATGCATCGGTTATCTGGGGCCTTGTTGGCCCGAAGCGCATTTTCGGGACACATGGTAACTATGAAGCTGTCAACTGGTTCTTCCTCATAGGCGCAGCAGGCCCTGTCATCGTGTACATCTTCCACAGGATATTCCCCAGCCAGAAGTGGATACTCATGATAAACCTGCCCGTGCTCATGGGCGCAACAGCCCAGATGCCAGCAGCGACCGCCGTGAACTACAACTCGTGGCTGCTCATAGGCACTATCTTCAACTTCTTTGTGTTCCGGTACCGGAAGACGTGGTGGCAGAGGTACAACTACATCCTCTCTGGTGCACTCGACGCAGGTGTCGCGTTCATGGCGGTGCTGCTGTACTTCACACTGACCATGGAGAACCGGACTGTCGACTGGTGGGGCACAGGCGGTGAGCACTGCCCTCTGGCCTCATGCCCCACTGCAAAAGGGGTAGACTTGGGCCCGGATAGTGTGTGCCCTGTGTTCTAA